In Aegilops tauschii subsp. strangulata cultivar AL8/78 chromosome 3, Aet v6.0, whole genome shotgun sequence, one genomic interval encodes:
- the LOC109761577 gene encoding probable aldo-keto reductase 1 isoform X2, whose protein sequence is MAQTPPIPRVSLGTQGLEVSKLGFGCMGLTGSYNSPVEDDAGVAVITHAFRRGVTFFDTSDVYGPHANEILLGKALKQLPREQVQVATKFGIQRDAQGKSTICGRPEYVRACCEASLHRLGVDHIDLYYQHRIDTTIPIEDTIGELKKLVEEGKVKYIGLSEASPDTIRRAHAVHPISAVQMEWSLWARDIEPEIVPLCRELGIGIVPYSPIARGFFGGRGVTQQVSAESSLKGHPRFSAENLEKNKQLYLKMEELAKKHQCSPAQLALSWVLHQGDDVVPIPGTTKIKNLDSNIDSLKVRLTEDDLKEISNEIREEDVAGGRQYTSFAKFTWNYADTPKK, encoded by the exons ATGGCGCAAACCCCACCGATTCCCCGCGTCAGCCTCGGCACCCAAGGACTGGAG GTGTCCAAGCTGGGGTTCGGGTGCATGGGCCTCACAGGCTCCTACAACTCCCCGGTCGAGGACGACGCCGGCGTCGCCGTCATCACGCACGCCTTCCGCCGCGGCGTCACCTTCTTCGACACCTCCGACGTCTACGGGCCCCACGCCAACGAGATCCTCCTCGGCAAG GCGCTGAAGCAGCTGCCGCGGGAGCAGGTTCAGGTGGCCACCAAGTTTGGGATTCAGCGGGATGCCCAGGGCAAGAGCACCATCTGCGGCCGCCCGGAGTACGTGCGCGCCTGCTGCGAGGCCAGCCTGCACCGCCTCGGCGTCGACCACATCGACCTCTACTACCAGCACCGCATCGACACCACCATCCCCATCGAGGACACG ATTGGTGAGCTCAAGAAGCTTGTGGAGGAGGGGAAGGTCAAGTACATTGGGTTATCGGAGGCGAGCCCGGACACCATCCGGCGTGCTCACGCTGTGCACCCCATCTCTGCCGTGCAGATGGAGTGGTCTCTGTGGGCTCGCGACATCGAGCCCGAGATCGTGCCTCTCTGCAG GGAGCTAGGGATTGGAATTGTTCCCTACAGCCCGATTGCCCGTGGGTTTTTCGGTGGAAGGGGAGTGACACAACAAGTGTCTGCTGAATCTAGTCTG AAAGGCCATCCACGTTTTTCGGCTGAAAACCTGGAGAAGAACAAGCAACTCTATCTGAAAATGGAAGAACTGGCCAAGAAGCACCAGTGCAGCCCTGCTCAGCTAGCTTTATCCTGGGTTCTGCATCAAGGGGATGATGTGGTTCCGATACCAG GGACTACTAAGATCAAGAATCTAGACTCCAACATTGACTCCTTGAAGGTGAGGCTCACGGAAGATGACCTCAAAGAGATTAGCAACGAGATACGCGAAGAAGATGTTGCCGGTGGGAGGCAGTATACTTCGTTTGCGAAATTCACCTGGAATTATGCGGATACGCCAAAGAAGTGA
- the LOC109761577 gene encoding probable aldo-keto reductase 1 isoform X1: MAQTPPIPRVSLGTQGLEVIFFPLPSRHPRFIYVTIFCPAGLALNRIESNDPTTKVSKLGFGCMGLTGSYNSPVEDDAGVAVITHAFRRGVTFFDTSDVYGPHANEILLGKALKQLPREQVQVATKFGIQRDAQGKSTICGRPEYVRACCEASLHRLGVDHIDLYYQHRIDTTIPIEDTIGELKKLVEEGKVKYIGLSEASPDTIRRAHAVHPISAVQMEWSLWARDIEPEIVPLCRELGIGIVPYSPIARGFFGGRGVTQQVSAESSLKGHPRFSAENLEKNKQLYLKMEELAKKHQCSPAQLALSWVLHQGDDVVPIPGTTKIKNLDSNIDSLKVRLTEDDLKEISNEIREEDVAGGRQYTSFAKFTWNYADTPKK, translated from the exons ATGGCGCAAACCCCACCGATTCCCCGCGTCAGCCTCGGCACCCAAGGACTGGAGGTGATCTTCTTCCCCTTGCCCTCTCGCCACCCTCGATTTATTTATGTAACTATCTTCTGCCCGGCCGGTCTCGCACTGAATCGAATCGAATCGAATGATCCAACAACCAAGGTGTCCAAGCTGGGGTTCGGGTGCATGGGCCTCACAGGCTCCTACAACTCCCCGGTCGAGGACGACGCCGGCGTCGCCGTCATCACGCACGCCTTCCGCCGCGGCGTCACCTTCTTCGACACCTCCGACGTCTACGGGCCCCACGCCAACGAGATCCTCCTCGGCAAG GCGCTGAAGCAGCTGCCGCGGGAGCAGGTTCAGGTGGCCACCAAGTTTGGGATTCAGCGGGATGCCCAGGGCAAGAGCACCATCTGCGGCCGCCCGGAGTACGTGCGCGCCTGCTGCGAGGCCAGCCTGCACCGCCTCGGCGTCGACCACATCGACCTCTACTACCAGCACCGCATCGACACCACCATCCCCATCGAGGACACG ATTGGTGAGCTCAAGAAGCTTGTGGAGGAGGGGAAGGTCAAGTACATTGGGTTATCGGAGGCGAGCCCGGACACCATCCGGCGTGCTCACGCTGTGCACCCCATCTCTGCCGTGCAGATGGAGTGGTCTCTGTGGGCTCGCGACATCGAGCCCGAGATCGTGCCTCTCTGCAG GGAGCTAGGGATTGGAATTGTTCCCTACAGCCCGATTGCCCGTGGGTTTTTCGGTGGAAGGGGAGTGACACAACAAGTGTCTGCTGAATCTAGTCTG AAAGGCCATCCACGTTTTTCGGCTGAAAACCTGGAGAAGAACAAGCAACTCTATCTGAAAATGGAAGAACTGGCCAAGAAGCACCAGTGCAGCCCTGCTCAGCTAGCTTTATCCTGGGTTCTGCATCAAGGGGATGATGTGGTTCCGATACCAG GGACTACTAAGATCAAGAATCTAGACTCCAACATTGACTCCTTGAAGGTGAGGCTCACGGAAGATGACCTCAAAGAGATTAGCAACGAGATACGCGAAGAAGATGTTGCCGGTGGGAGGCAGTATACTTCGTTTGCGAAATTCACCTGGAATTATGCGGATACGCCAAAGAAGTGA